From one Macellibacteroides fermentans genomic stretch:
- a CDS encoding IS1182 family transposase → MTKLHFRPYISNQTLLFPSRIDEDIAEDDPVRVVNALVDNLDLNNIKALYKEYGRSPYHPQMMLKVIIYAYMNNVYSCRKIEKLLLRDIHYIWLAGYEKPDFITINRFRNRVKHEINQIFTQLVLLLAGKGYVSLDVEYIDGTKIESKANKYTFVWRKSVEKNRDKLLDKIRILLEQIDETIAQDKAAENQSVAFTPAAISDLARELKEALAEQPAARTREEKKARRAREKEIKELEKHGDKLAEYDQHLQTLGDRNSYSKSDPSATFMRMKEDAMNNGQTKPGYNLQIGTENQFITDFSLFPNPTDTLTLIPFLSSFSGRYNRLPGKAVADSGYGSEENYRFMEEHDIECFVKYNWFHKEQKRSFKNNPFLVDNLYYNAKDDYYVCPMGQHMTFVGKTHGRTASGYITESHRYRAARCEGCPLRTGCFKAKGNRSIEVNRRLVEYKRKAREKLISDEGLEHRSKRPIEPEAVFGQMKYNMAYRRFRHFGLDKVTMDFAFFAIAFNIKKMCAKAAKGISKGFYNRKITLKTAFYEVISDQNRIERKINPKWAA, encoded by the coding sequence ATGACAAAGTTACATTTTCGCCCGTATATATCCAACCAAACGCTTCTTTTTCCGAGCCGGATTGATGAAGATATTGCTGAAGATGACCCTGTCCGGGTAGTCAATGCCCTGGTTGACAATCTTGACCTTAATAATATTAAGGCTCTTTATAAAGAATATGGTCGTAGTCCCTATCATCCGCAGATGATGCTCAAGGTGATTATCTACGCCTACATGAACAACGTTTATTCCTGTCGCAAGATTGAGAAGCTGCTTCTTCGCGACATCCATTATATCTGGCTTGCCGGGTATGAAAAACCAGACTTTATTACAATCAACCGTTTTCGTAATCGGGTAAAGCATGAGATTAACCAGATTTTCACCCAACTAGTGCTTCTTCTTGCCGGTAAAGGCTATGTGAGTCTGGATGTGGAATACATTGATGGGACAAAGATTGAATCCAAAGCCAACAAATATACCTTTGTCTGGCGCAAAAGCGTGGAGAAGAACCGGGACAAACTTCTCGATAAAATAAGAATCCTGCTTGAACAGATTGATGAAACGATCGCCCAGGATAAAGCAGCAGAGAATCAATCCGTGGCGTTTACTCCGGCAGCCATCTCCGATCTTGCCCGGGAGTTGAAGGAGGCGCTGGCAGAGCAACCCGCAGCCAGGACCAGGGAAGAAAAGAAAGCCCGTCGGGCAAGGGAGAAAGAGATAAAAGAGTTAGAGAAGCACGGCGATAAGCTTGCCGAATATGACCAGCATCTGCAAACACTCGGGGATCGTAACTCTTATTCCAAAAGTGATCCTTCAGCCACCTTTATGCGCATGAAAGAGGATGCGATGAACAACGGCCAGACCAAACCCGGCTACAACTTACAAATCGGGACAGAGAACCAATTCATCACCGACTTTTCCCTGTTCCCCAACCCTACAGACACATTAACCCTTATACCTTTCCTTAGCTCGTTTTCCGGACGTTACAACCGGCTTCCCGGCAAAGCCGTTGCCGACTCCGGTTATGGATCGGAGGAGAATTATCGTTTTATGGAAGAACATGATATAGAGTGTTTTGTAAAATACAACTGGTTCCACAAAGAGCAGAAGCGTTCGTTTAAGAATAATCCTTTTCTGGTGGATAATTTATATTATAATGCCAAAGATGATTACTATGTTTGCCCCATGGGGCAGCATATGACCTTTGTGGGTAAGACTCATGGAAGGACAGCTAGCGGATATATTACCGAATCACATCGCTACAGGGCAGCAAGATGCGAAGGATGCCCTCTTCGGACCGGATGCTTCAAAGCCAAGGGGAATCGCTCCATCGAAGTTAACCGCAGACTCGTGGAATATAAACGCAAAGCCCGTGAGAAGCTGATCTCGGATGAGGGACTTGAACACCGATCCAAACGACCTATAGAACCAGAAGCCGTTTTCGGACAAATGAAATACAATATGGCATACCGTCGATTCCGTCACTTCGGACTCGACAAAGTCACCATGGACTTTGCCTTCTTTGCCATAGCCTTCAACATAAAAAAGATGTGTGCAAAAGCAGCTAAAGGGATATCAAAGGGCTTTTATAACAGGAAAATTACTCTGAAAACAGCGTTTTATGAGGTGATAAGCGATCAAAATCGAATCGAAAGAAAAATCAATCCAAAATGGGCGGCTTGA
- a CDS encoding DUF3874 domain-containing protein gives MDWIAESKENGEKLLAVEILGRLQGKKLFNLSATKIIHFGCILHKHQIPSKRTQTGTIYHVVEK, from the coding sequence ATGGATTGGATAGCCGAATCCAAAGAGAATGGAGAGAAGCTCCTTGCGGTTGAAATACTTGGCCGCCTGCAGGGGAAAAAACTCTTTAATCTGTCGGCTACCAAAATCATCCATTTCGGCTGCATCCTGCACAAACACCAAATCCCTTCCAAAAGAACCCAAACCGGAACCATATACCACGTAGTGGAGAAATAA